Part of the Nicotiana sylvestris chromosome 5, ASM39365v2, whole genome shotgun sequence genome is shown below.
TCCTGATCGAGTTTTCGAGTGCAAAACTTGCAATAGACAATTTTCTTCATTCCAAGCTCTCGGAGGTCATAGAGCAAGTCATAAAAAGCCAAGATTAATGGGGGAATTGAATTATCATCAGTTGCCAACTTCTCCTCCTAAACCAAAAACACATGAGTGTTCAATATGCGGGCTTGAGTTTCCTATTGGTCAAGCTTTAGGTGGGCATATGAGAAGGCATAGGGCTATATTGAATGAAAATAATATTCAAGTTCCTCATCATGTTGTAAAGAAATCAAATAATAGTCGAAGGGTTTTATGTTTGGATTTGAACTTGACGCCATTGGAGAATGATTTAGAGTTCAAGTTGGGAAAGTCAGCTCCTGTAGTTGATTGCTTCTTGTGATTAAAAAATGGAAAGCTCGGTGCATAAAGCATTCTGCATTAGCGCAGTGTTGGAAGAAAGGCCGCATCCTAAGGTTTAAGTTGGAGAGTCTATCCTAATTTAAGGGTTAGTGACTACTTTTACGGTTCGAACCCCTGATGTATAGACCGTGCagttgctccaaggctcccctaCTTCTTGTGATTATTGGCGCTATTTTTAATAAATCCTATTGAGACGCTATTTTTTGTCTCTTTctattttatttctttcctttttcttcttatgGATCTTGTACTAGCTAGATagggatttatttatttttttaaacgaTGGATAGGGCTAGACGGGGGTATACCGTGTAAAGGGTAATCAATTGATTACCGAAAATTCATACTGTATATAAATTGAATATTACTTCTAGCTTATATATTTATTAAATCTTCAATACTCTTTGTGGAATTGTTGGCTTCACATTAGAGCCTCACCTTGTGGATACTTTGTTGTTTCTAGTGAATGATAGCATTAGCAATATAGGGATTTACtatatatataaaagttatattcagtttaagTAGTTAGGTGGTCGGTTATTTAGGCTAATTATTCTATAGAGGAAAAGACTGACTTAGAAGGATTCGTAGCTCGTACGTCCTCTCGACTTCTCATCCGATTTTTCTTAAGAATTAATAAGCCCCCCTTCAAAACGAATTTAGCAAAAATCAAAGGAACTAATTATTATAAATGGCGTGGACGGCCAAGTGCTAGTTTAGTTTTAGGTTTCAGTTCAAATTTTATTGGATTTAAC
Proteins encoded:
- the LOC104210151 gene encoding zinc finger protein ZAT11-like; amino-acid sequence: MVVLPIKREREEEFRTNITTMANYLMLFSSQENHFDTLNNSPDRVFECKTCNRQFSSFQALGGHRASHKKPRLMGELNYHQLPTSPPKPKTHECSICGLEFPIGQALGGHMRRHRAILNENNIQVPHHVVKKSNNSRRVLCLDLNLTPLENDLEFKLGKSAPVVDCFL